The nucleotide window ATAGGCTTTATATAATGTATTTAagccaaatatatatatatatatatatatatacatatatatatatatatatatatatatatatatatatatttgataaatgattttttaGGCGGCTAAAAAGAtgacttttaaattaaaataaaaagttaactTGGCTTAATTATTTCATTGTCTTGTTGGTTAActcattttttttctaataaataattaacGGTCAATAtctaattttaccaaacattttcTTAAATAGTTTACTTATCCAGTTAGATTAAAATCAAtacaaaaaatcaatatttcaactAGTCAAATCAACCAATTATATTAATCATCAATTTATTaccatatttttcaaaataaacaaagactAGGAATCTAAATTGATTGGATCTATCATTTGTTTATCATGCGGTGGTAACACAAGACAACTGAACTTGTTCTATAAATCTATCCTCCCACAATATGGTCTTCAAAATGCATAGGtgctacaaaataaatttaattaattcacaCCCATTATTGGTGTTAGTAGACTTGTATGTATCATCAATAATTCCTTATTAATTGATAAATTAAGCGATTAACATTGGTAATGGTCATGTCATCAACTTAGTGTTCCGCATGAAGGGATCAAGGTTCAAGGAAAAATAGCAGAATGATCATACTTATACTCCCTCAAGAAAAAGGATAGAAGGAATGTGCGCAATAAATTTAAATCGCCGGGTAAAGAGAACCCTGCAAAATAAGAGATGAGTAGCTAACACTAATATAACATAGGAGAAATTACCAGCAAAACACAAAACAAGCTGAAATAAGATTGAGCcattagaaattaaaaattatataaataggtAACATGAATAAACTAAGAAAGTAAAGTAAAAACTAGATAGAACAGAAAAAAGGTAAGTAACATGGTACAATCAAAAATCTAAGACATAAATTTGACGCTTCCAACTACTCTAATCGCTCGTTAGGTTCTCAGAAAGGTGCAGCTCAtgcaaaaatcaattttaatttgctCCTCCCTTAAATTAATAGAAGAGTAATTGATATTGAATCCGAAATAACCGACCAACAATTGCTTGTTGGTGGTGTAATAATAGTAACTTaattatgtgtgtgtgtatatatatatatatatatatatatatatatatatatatatatatgtttaatttagtaattttGATAAAGAAAGAAGTTTCCATAAAGGATTCGTACATAATCCAAGTAATTATGTAATAATGGAAATAATGTTGCTATATTTTAAAGTAAGGTGGCGGTATCTACACGGGGATGTTGATATAAGTATGTATTAATTGTTTTCGAAACAAGATCCCAAATTGTGAAGATTTTTATAAAGTTGGCTTCTTGATTTTGACAACAAACTACTAACATACCACCCCCACGTCTTCCCTAAACTAACTTACTCTTCCTTTTTACTTGTTCATTTGTTAATtcccaatttaatttttatctctttTATACTCTATGTATGCCATTGTTCATctacaaaaataattatgtattaagagTATATGTGTATGTCATTAGTACACCTATTTAAATGGTTTGGTACACTAGTTTTAGATCGgattaattcaaattttttcattatttgggTTGAATTAGTTTTGGGTCAACCCAAcaaatcaattattattatactttttttcttgttgataatttttttaaaaataaatacttatttattattgttttcgtacaaaatatttatttattaataaggaaaaaattgaattagggctacaaaataaaaatgttgaatcaaaattttaagaaattactATCATAAATATAATAGATTCCGACTCAAACTAATGTAGAATTAAAAATGTTAATGTGgacatctcaaaaaaaaaatgttaatgtgaaaatgaaaatgagtcAAAATGATCGGTTTTGAATTGTGTTGGGTCTGACcctttttttcgattttttgaAGTTAGGTATATTGTGTCACAGCGaaatttttgaattataacaCAAATTTTCTGTTAGATTACAAATATTTTTGGgttgactaaaaatttaaaatttagctTTAAATAAAGCCATGACTTAAAATAAAAGTGTATTAAAAgatcaaaattataattattccaAAGATTgcaattcacaaaagaaaaattactatTATTTGTTACTCCATAATATTTATgaatcactacaaaaaaaagttgCAACTACGTTTAAAAATGCAGTTAAGCACGTTTATATGTGAAACTGATACATTTAGCCACGCTTAATTAAGCGTGGCCTCTGCTTGTGCTGGTAAATTTTTAGGCACGCTTAATAAGCGTGGCTAATAGTACCATTTAGCCACACTTACAGGTTACCAGCCACGCTTATAAATATTGAAATCTTTCCTCACTTGATAAGCGTGGCTGCATAATTTTATAGTCCATTGATTTCTCCTTATTTTCACACATAAATAAGCGTTGCTAATGAACATAACTAGCATTTTTACTAATTTTGGcggtaaattatttttaattattattttcaataataataataataataataataattattattattattattattatttgtcgatcgattttatatataaaacttaACCAAATCATTTACAGTTAGGGATAAAACCCAAATATCCAAGTATAAGGTCTAGATTAGACCATTACATTAATGCCAAAATAAATACACAGGTACAAAACTTAAATCTAATGACCAACACTCCTCCTGCATATGGGTCTGGAGTACAGCACATACAAACACTCTCTACTGGATTCACCAAAACCAGGGGCTGCACCTTCAGACAACAGTTGTTAATGATGCAGGCAGCAAGTGCACACTCAAGGCAAGCAGCAGGCAGTAGCACGAAACACTTGAAGACCCCATCAGAAGAAGGCAGTCAGCATACACAACAGCTCAAGGCTGGCTGCTGATGCACTGAGCACCAGAAACAGAAACCAGCAACCAGCAGTCTGGGTATAATTCTTGCACAAATAGTCCTGCTCAAATCTGTCACAAGCGTTCAGCTCATGGTATAATTCTTGCACAAATAGTTAATATTGTTCTTAGCATAAGTCAAGTACAACATGAAATCTACATTTGAAGTCATCTTATATATGTCACCGATGCCAGCTATTAGACTTGAAATGCTAGCAGCTAACCCCAGAAATGGTTATTGCACACGAGTGTCTTTTCACAGTCAAAAGTAACTACTTACTTCATAAAGTCTATTGAATGATGCCTAAATTCGAGGTAAAGGATTTAGAGAGCTTGAGCGGAAGGTATAATACAGTTCTCAGCCTTGACGTTCTCATACATTACCCACAAAATAAAGCGGATGCAATGATTGGATAGGTTGTATTgtataaagaataaaaagttaTGATATTATTTAAATTGTGTAGACAATATTAATGAAAAGTTGATAATCAGGATAAAGTATTTAATGAAAGGCTAGGTTGGATTTCATTATGTATTAGCCTATAATGCTTTAGCAAACACTACTAGTTGTAATAAGGAAGGATATATTACAGCTGCAAGCTACAAGCAACAAAACATGCATCATCATGTGAAAAAAGAGATGAGCATATTAATATAGCTTCATCAAATGCTTGTAAATGCATAATGTTGTTGTTATACTTTATAGTAGTTGCTAACTAAACATAGCCTATACTAGTATTACCTAATTATAATCAGACATTTAaggttaattatatataaaataacataAGGCGCACAAAACACCATATGAATATAGCTTCATCAAATGCTTGTAAACCAAAAACATTTTCAAAATAACGACTTGTGACACTAGTAAAATACACctttaaaatgtctaaaatacAAAACATTCTCATCATTGATTTAAAACATGAAACATATCATAacttaaactagttcaatacaaAGATACTAACTCATCCCAAAGTTAAACAAGAACATACCTTATATAAACAGAGTATCCTGTTACTAAAATATCCTACAATCATCCAAAAAGTATTTCATCTATTTCCTCCAAACAATAATCACCATTTCCTCAAGAAAATAGTTCCAAAAGTATGCGCATTAGAAAGCAGCTAAAGCATAACAACACCTAAAGTTGATGTAAGAATTAAGAAAGCTACCACAAATTCAAAATGGCAAGTGGCAgttgtaacaacaacaatttacAATATGACCATAGAATGAATTGTTCgtatatattgaataaagtCATTTACTTTGTTAAGTAAAGGACTAGTATGACTTGTTCAAATGTATTGAATAAAGTTAATAAATCTCAAGGGATTTAGCCCTAAGAAATGCGAGACAAAAAGCCGCAAATGTTAGTCCTTTACTTTGTACTACTTATTAGAAACGCAAGACTGTAAAGCcgcaaaaaataaagttaacgAGTCTTCCCTAAAAATTTCAGTATAGATACAAGAATAAAATTTTGTATTACTTATAAgaaatcaatttcaaattatCAAACCCTAAATTGCATAACACAAAAAAACAGAAGAATCAGGGGAAATGCAAAAATTAGGGAAAAAacatgtaaaataaatatataaaagtgAAATAGAGAGTAGTTACCAGGAAGACGAAGATTATGACAAAAATGACAACATAGGACCAAAATTGGAGATGAATAATAGTTGAAGAAATGCTCACAAACTTTTTTATTGAGAAAGGAGAAACATTAGAGCTTGATTTTGTACCTTGAACAATTAAAGAACAAAAAGGAAACTTAGAACAAATTTTCCATCATGTAAACCAaaattttgttgccaaaagagaATCAATAGAAATTAGGGTTGAAATTAGAACCAAATTTATCTTACAATTTATTGACTTTTGATGGGTGATTTTCTCTTATAAAGAATGAATAGTCTGGCCACGGTAATGGACGTACTGGCGGCGATGAACAATGGTGGGTCTATTGATATTCAACAAGAAGTTTAACCAAAATGCTAAAAACACAAAACTCAACCAAATAACTTCTCAATTTCAATGgcaattaacaaataaaattatgaaaacaaTCTCAAAATGGGATTTGCATTTTGCAACTAAAAACCTTTGGTAAGTACGGACAAAGACTAGAAAATGGAGGCAAGTGAACCTGATCAATAGTGGAAAAACACTAGAAGAAAATACCTAAATCAAAGGCCAAGATACAATCTCAATTCTTTACAATTCGAAATGTTAGCGGCAACAGATGGTGGTGAAACGGATCGCTGGTGGCGGCGCCAGTGGGTTTGAGACACAGTTGGTGGAGGCGGCTATGGGTGACGGAAACTTGCTGTGGGCGTCGAAGAGAAGGCGTTGGGATCGGTTTTGTTGTGCGGCGGGATAAGGTGAGGGTTTTAGAGAGTGAAATCAAAATTATCGTGTTTGGGTGAGAGGGGACGTGGGAGATGCATTTTTGAGAgggatattaaaatttttatttgtgtttAGCCACGCTTACTAATGTGGCTGATTTGATCACAATTATATTCTTAATTGCATTTTAGCCACGCTTATTAGTGTGGCtaaattgattatattttatttaactgACTTCTAGCCACGCTTTTTAGTGTGGctgaattataataatttaattaacttgtAGCCACACTTATAAGTGAGACTATTATTCTCACGTTTAATAAGTATACTTAAAATGCAAGAAGTGAgtctaatttcaaaaaaatccaCCCACACTTAAATAAGCGTGCCTAAATAAGTGTAGCTACATGCCACATTTTTTTATAGTGAATTCGGGCAGTATTTGAACTTGTTTATACAGTTAAAAAGTCAACTTGACAATTGCTCTTACCAATTGTTTCCTTACTATTTTAACATTGTCTCATCAGTTACTTTTTCAATGGTTTTGAACTTAAGATTGAATCTCGTGTACATCCTACTCTTTTGTGGCTTTTTATACGCTAACGGACgtttgattattaatccttgctcCAATTCAGAGCAATAGACTCCGTTACATGAGAACCATCATTAACGGTGCAGGTTCTCTAATTTTATGGACAgtaagcaaaataaaaaaaatagacattgttgtatgagatggtctcaccatgagacatgAGACATGTCTTATACTTAAGTTAAATAgactaataatagaaacttttagttatgggcttcttgttttgacgTCGTCTCACCTTGAGACTGATTCATACAAAACAGGCTGATAAAATAAGCCCTTCCTATAGAGGGTGGATTTCGATATTAAAAGGGTATTGGGCTTCTTTCAATCTATTGGACCCTAGGCAAATATCTACCTTACATAGTGTCGGAAACAATCCTGCTCATTGAATGTATAAGgtttacacaaatttttgtatgagacgatctcaccGTGAAACACgcctcatacttgggttaaataacccaataatagaaacttttagcttatagacttcttgttttgaggtcattTCACCGTGAGAAGGTCTCATAAAAGACGGACTGTAAGGTTTAAACCAGTAACATTCCATCACATTAACTCTGATACCATTTCAAAacaccaactcaactaaaactaatggttaaaatccaaacctatattaaatatttcatcTTTAAATGTTTGACCATCACTTCATAATTCTATGTTGACTTAATTTGTCACTAGCAattgaaaagattaattttgGTTTACCCTTGTCCCTTACTAAGTACAACAAATTCCTCATTCCTAACTTTTTGTTCTTCCTAAACTAGTTTAGTTCATTCATTAAAGTGATTAACTCACTAATCCTCGtacatcaatcaaaaaagtTAGTTCACCAACAAACACAATATAAACCAAAGTTTTCACATTAAACTtccataaataaattaatattctctatattttttttcctatatAGTTGGTCCACTCATACCATTTTCCTCTTCATCTTCTAGTCTTTTATAACTTGCCTTTTAAGTACTCCTTtccctttcattttcttttctctttcatcTTCCCTTTAACACCAACTTTCTCTCTCTTATTTCTCCCTCttatttctctctctaaaaccTCCACATCCATACCTTGAGCATGCCTGAATGTCCAGAGAAAGGTATCAATACATTCAACAatcatcaaaatattttttctaatcAAATACATTAGGTCTATACAATTCATAATGTATTACATAATATCAAAGGTTATATACCACAAAGTATATTACATATTCTGAAACTTCAACCATcatcttaagcttttggttgagttagttgtTTTACATAATATCAAAACTCAACTCGACAAAAGGTCACAAATTGGAATAACATTCATCACTCTTCAATTACATATCCATGGAATATTTAGCACCACAAATGAGGAACCCTTTGGCCGCATCCTACTTATGGATATGGGTTGCCGCCTACCTTCCCTCCTCAAATCCTGATCATAGTTTATACATCGATAAAATGACGACAAACGAGGGAATCATGTTGCGTTCACAGTTCTTACCCGAAGGGCTTTTATGCTAGATAACGTGATAGAGTGCATAATATATTCTGGGGGCGACTTCAACCATCATCTTAattagcttttggttgaattggttcctcgattatatacatatataagttTATATGAAGTTTTATTGTTGTTGATCATAACGGTGTATACAATCacctaaatttaaattttggcAGGGAGAGATTTGATGAGATAGGCAAGAAGATCAAGAGAGATCAAAACGATGCGTTTTCCAAAACAGGAGGAGGAGGAAGAAGGCATATTCAGTTGGGCCCACCAGGAACCCTAAATACTATTACACCTTGTGCTGCTTGTAAGCTCTTAAGAAGAAGATGTGCTCAAGAATGTCCCTTTTCTCCATACTTCTCTCCTCATGAGCCTCAGAAATTTGCTTCTGTTCATAAAGTTTTTGGTGCTAGCAATGTTTCTAAGATGCTCATGGTAAATTATTTTACTCCTATTTTTTATAAACCCTAATGCTATTCTTTCTCAAATCATTCAAATCTGGAGAATCTAGACTCAAACCTGCCAAGGGCATGATctttattatttgattaaatcctattataataataaattgcgTGAtgtataataaagaaaaataatcaagttttttttttagtaaaaataacAGTTAAGTTGGTTCAACATGTGCAGAGTTGAATATTTGACCCACAATATACTAATATCCTATATTTGGCATTGATTACAatggttattatttttgttaatttatttttttttttacatacatTCAAATTGTTTGTTATGACTACCAAAGTTTCTTGGATCTTCATGGATAGGAACAAAATGCTTAATTAGATGTAGTTGCAAAATGCATAGgtattcattattaattgtaaGCCATAAATAAATTGATCAAAAGATGGGAataatctttccttattattgaAATTTGTATTTAGAATATATATGGTTTTGTAACATGGTTTTggcctaataaaaataattaattgagcAATTTTTAATATTGTACATTTCAATGTCAAGTATTGCTTAGCAATTTGGCAAGTAAATAATAAGGTGTTGAATTGTTTTCAGCTAGTCTTTTTATGGTAATCAACCTTTTTTACTTGAGTTTTTTTAAATAGAAGTATATGATTTAAGGGTTTCAATTGATAACTTGTACTccatataaaaatcaatttatggTGTCATTGAAAATAAATGCGgagtaaaaattaataaattttttgaagatcctatgcaatttcaaaaattatgatatttttctaacaattttgtatctttaaacacttaacatatactacGTAATTTAATACTAAAGCCCTCAATATTTTTGGGCCAGTGCGGTTGAACATGTTGAAAATTAATtgacttaaaatataaatgtcaatattgaatgaattattatttaaatagtaATTCTTTATTTAGATTCAATTATCCGATGAAGAGAAAGTGTTGTAGGTACTTACGTAATATCTTCCCAGTCTAATACATTTTTATACATAAACTATTTTCAGGTTTCGTCAAGTCAAACACAGTTTGATTAATCAAGTTATATTTGTATAATCTCTTGTAGGAATATTTGATACctaaaatttacactataaaatttcttttacatattttttttataaaaagccATAAATCCTAGTAAATTTCCAACTAgtgataaatgataataatttagctattgataaataataattttataatggaATGTGAACATATATGTAGGAAGTACCAGAAAATCAAAGAGCAGATGCAGCAAACAGCTTGGTATATGAAGCAAATGTGAGGCTAAGAGATCCAATTTATGGATGCATGGGTGCAATTTCAGCATTACAACAACAAATTCAAGTTTTACAAGCTGAACTCAATGCATTAAGGGCTGAGATACTTAAGTACAAATTTAATGAGGCTAATAATCATGTTTCAAACATCATTACTACTAATAATACTACTACTAATCCATCATCATCTTCTCATAATGATCTtactttcttttcctccgcCACCTCGGTTTCCATCGCCGCCCAACCTCCACCACCTTCGCCGCCTCCTCCACCACCGCTTCCGCCGCCTCTTCATGATCTTGATCATACTAGTATTAATCCTACAATCTCTTCTTCAATGTATACACCAACACAACCTTCCTCTTCTAGAAATGATCATGATGATCATAATCATGATCATTATAGCTCTATTTCTAATGAGAACATCTCCTACTTTGTTTAAGCATAACCAAATTATAACCCCATTATTAATTGTTCTTGACTATCATTAATCAACAATGTAATAAGAAATGGATTACAATAATCCatattattatagtttttgaatttatgtgttttgatTAATTggtgtttaattaattaatttgccTTTGTTGAGGTGAAGTAGTGATGTACAAAACTCTTTTGGTAAATTATTCTTCTACATAGATTTTTATGGTTGAGGAATAATTATTTCTTTGCATATGTTGTTTGTCAACATTGATATGAATAATTCAATACAATTATATAGAAGCATATGTATCATTTATATTGaacttttgattgattgatctagATAGGGCTACTTGTTCAAAACATACATGACAATTCAAACATCATCAGATTTTGTAATTGAACTCGACTTAAACCcgactttaaaatgaatttatgatTACGTAAAAATCATTGTAGATATGAAACTCAATTTTAAATCGACATAAAACACTTGAAATCGATGTGATTAAAAACACACCTCTATGTACACTTACAATAAAAATTGCTAAAAATCACTTAGTCACTAGGTAAATTATAAGGCATGAATTACCAATGCATGACAATGCCAAGTTTGGAAATTGGAGCTTTGGAATTCAAGTATtgtgaataaaaaaacattttcccTTTGCACGTGTGCAGGATCTGGGTTTTGACTGTGGACTCCATCTCATGGTTGTTTGTGCACTTTCTTTTATAGGGGTCGGCAAAAGGATTGCTTGCTATATCAACAATCATACATTAATTTTCACCGTTGGAGACAactgtatgtatgtatgcaatTGTTTATACGTAGGGTAACATAATACTATAATGTGTACTTgctaaaaaataagaaattataaaCACTTGTCTT belongs to Amaranthus tricolor cultivar Red isolate AtriRed21 chromosome 17, ASM2621246v1, whole genome shotgun sequence and includes:
- the LOC130804090 gene encoding LOB domain-containing protein 15, giving the protein MSRERERFDEIGKKIKRDQNDAFSKTGGGGRRHIQLGPPGTLNTITPCAACKLLRRRCAQECPFSPYFSPHEPQKFASVHKVFGASNVSKMLMEVPENQRADAANSLVYEANVRLRDPIYGCMGAISALQQQIQVLQAELNALRAEILKYKFNEANNHVSNIITTNNTTTNPSSSSHNDLTFFSSATSVSIAAQPPPPSPPPPPPLPPPLHDLDHTSINPTISSSMYTPTQPSSSRNDHDDHNHDHYSSISNENISYFV